A genomic region of Rhodococcus oxybenzonivorans contains the following coding sequences:
- the paaC gene encoding 1,2-phenylacetyl-CoA epoxidase subunit PaaC: MTDHDNAYEGLVDEDSHGQWAFGTSFDDPLAGVDTTVPDDVDLKALAAYCLMLGDDALISSQRLAEWSTRAPELEEEVALANVGLDLLGQARLLLARAAAADSAVVPYISDTTPVPSEDALAFFRTDSEFRNVRLTELDNGDFAMSQVRLLVFATWRLAIFDRLRTSRDPVLAAVANKGVKELTYHRDYAARWVVTLGCGTHESKRRVRDGLDHIWPYVSELFVPTDEEIALAKVRVGVDPRKVRDEFDSVIAQVLHAAELEAPTGKSVGTIGGRGGRRGIHTEALGPLIAEMQVVARAHPEGVW, from the coding sequence ATGACTGATCACGACAACGCCTACGAAGGCCTCGTCGACGAGGATTCGCACGGCCAGTGGGCGTTCGGTACCAGCTTCGACGATCCACTCGCCGGTGTCGACACCACCGTCCCGGACGACGTCGACCTGAAGGCTCTTGCTGCGTACTGCCTCATGCTCGGCGACGACGCGCTGATCAGCTCGCAGCGACTCGCTGAATGGAGCACACGGGCACCAGAGCTCGAAGAAGAGGTGGCTCTGGCCAACGTCGGACTCGACCTTCTCGGACAGGCACGTCTGTTGCTCGCCCGCGCCGCCGCAGCGGATAGCGCCGTGGTGCCGTATATCTCGGATACGACTCCTGTTCCATCGGAGGATGCACTGGCGTTCTTCCGCACCGACTCCGAGTTCAGGAACGTCCGACTGACCGAACTCGACAACGGCGACTTCGCCATGTCACAGGTACGCCTGCTGGTGTTCGCGACGTGGCGTCTGGCAATCTTCGACCGCCTGCGGACCTCACGGGACCCGGTTCTGGCCGCGGTCGCGAACAAGGGCGTCAAAGAGCTGACCTACCATCGCGACTACGCTGCCCGCTGGGTCGTCACGCTCGGGTGCGGCACCCACGAGTCGAAGCGTCGCGTTCGCGACGGCCTCGACCACATCTGGCCCTACGTCTCCGAACTGTTCGTCCCCACCGACGAGGAAATAGCGCTCGCGAAGGTCCGCGTCGGCGTGGACCCCAGGAAAGTGCGCGACGAATTCGACTCCGTCATCGCACAGGTTCTGCACGCCGCCGAACTCGAAGCCCCGACCGGCAAGAGCGTCGGCACCATCGGCGGACGCGGCGGGCGGCGCGGCATCCACACCGAAGCCCTGGGCCCGCTCATCGCAGAGATGCAGGTCGTGGCGCGCGCCCACCCGGAGGGAGTCTGGTGA
- the paaB gene encoding 1,2-phenylacetyl-CoA epoxidase subunit PaaB, with amino-acid sequence MSEFTAEGGHDAIPTEGVPTEPKRESVKADWPLYEVFLRGKRGLNHVHVGSLHAADDYMALRHARDVYTRRNEGVSIWVVPSNAIVASSPSEKDPFFAPSGDKVYRHPTFYEIPDNVPHM; translated from the coding sequence ATGAGTGAATTCACGGCCGAGGGCGGCCACGACGCAATTCCCACAGAGGGCGTACCGACCGAGCCGAAAAGGGAGTCCGTCAAAGCGGATTGGCCTCTGTACGAGGTGTTCCTGCGCGGCAAGCGTGGGCTGAACCACGTTCATGTCGGATCGTTGCACGCCGCCGACGACTACATGGCACTGCGCCACGCTCGTGACGTCTACACCCGCCGCAACGAAGGCGTCAGCATCTGGGTGGTGCCGTCCAATGCGATCGTCGCGTCGTCGCCGTCGGAGAAGGATCCGTTCTTCGCGCCCAGCGGTGACAAGGTGTACCGCCACCCGACGTTCTACGAGATCCCCGACAACGTCCCCCACATGTGA